A DNA window from Streptomyces sp. CA-278952 contains the following coding sequences:
- a CDS encoding lipase family alpha/beta hydrolase, with protein sequence MKLLPLLSLLPRLPGPRLSSALLGATALELAVLAGHLIAYPFGLTPERRQSPRRPARPTSTGVDGPDHGGTTPSETETTTPPKATTPYKATTPPKATALPVAATAAPPVVLLHGFIDNRSVFVVLRRALTRHGHRHLEALNYSPLTRDIRTAAELLGRHVEEICERTGHSRVDVVGHSLGGLIARYYVQRLGGDRRVRTLVTLGTPHGGTAVAPGAGVHPIVRQMRGGSSLIEELRAPAPGCRTRFVSFWSELDQVMVPVRTACVDHPDLDAVNVRVTGIGHLALPVHPTVAAAIREALEAPEAGEDTATAAGSSTGATSRPEIEHQSNVGPRLRLPSTERRPIARFLRT encoded by the coding sequence GTGAAGCTCCTCCCTCTCCTCTCCCTGCTGCCCCGCCTGCCGGGCCCCCGGCTGTCGTCCGCGCTGCTCGGCGCCACCGCGCTGGAGCTGGCCGTCCTCGCCGGGCACCTGATCGCCTACCCCTTCGGCCTCACCCCGGAGCGCCGGCAGTCCCCCCGGCGGCCGGCCCGGCCGACGAGCACCGGCGTCGACGGCCCGGATCACGGCGGGACCACACCGTCCGAGACCGAGACCACTACCCCGCCCAAGGCCACCACCCCGTACAAGGCCACCACCCCGCCCAAGGCCACCGCCCTGCCGGTCGCGGCCACCGCCGCGCCGCCCGTCGTCCTGCTGCACGGCTTCATCGACAACCGTTCCGTGTTCGTCGTCCTGCGGCGCGCACTCACCCGGCACGGCCACCGTCACCTGGAAGCCCTCAACTACTCGCCGCTGACACGCGACATCCGCACCGCCGCCGAACTGCTCGGGCGGCATGTGGAGGAAATCTGCGAGCGCACCGGGCACAGCCGGGTCGACGTCGTCGGGCACAGCCTCGGCGGCCTGATCGCGCGGTATTACGTGCAGCGACTCGGCGGTGACCGACGCGTGCGCACTTTGGTGACGCTCGGAACCCCGCACGGGGGCACCGCCGTCGCCCCAGGGGCGGGCGTTCACCCCATCGTGCGTCAGATGCGCGGCGGTTCCTCCTTGATCGAGGAGCTGCGCGCCCCCGCTCCCGGCTGCCGGACCCGGTTCGTCAGCTTCTGGAGCGAGTTGGACCAGGTGATGGTTCCGGTCAGAACCGCGTGCGTCGACCATCCCGATCTCGACGCGGTGAACGTGCGCGTCACCGGCATCGGCCACCTCGCGCTGCCCGTGCACCCGACGGTGGCCGCCGCGATCCGCGAGGCTCTTGAGGCGCCGGAGGCCGGAGAGGACACCGCCACCGCCGCCGGATCCTCCACCGGGGCGACTTCGCGGCCTGAAATAGAACACCAGTCGAACGTAGGGCCAAGGCTGCGCCTGCCGTCCACCGAAAGACGGCCGATTGCCCGTTTCCTACGGACGTAA
- a CDS encoding cobalamin B12-binding domain-containing protein yields the protein MGVTGPIRVVVAKPGLDGHDRGAKVIARALRDAGMEVIYTGLHQTPEQIVDTAIQEDADAIGLSILSGAHNTLFAKVIELLKVREAEDIKVFGGGIIPEDDIAPLKELGVAELFTPGATTTEIVAWVNANVRQAAQA from the coding sequence ATGGGTGTGACCGGTCCGATCCGTGTGGTGGTGGCCAAGCCGGGACTCGACGGCCACGACCGCGGGGCCAAAGTCATCGCGCGGGCGTTGCGGGACGCCGGTATGGAGGTGATCTACACAGGGCTCCACCAGACGCCCGAGCAGATCGTCGACACGGCGATCCAGGAGGACGCCGACGCCATCGGCCTCTCGATCCTCTCCGGGGCGCACAACACGCTGTTCGCCAAGGTGATCGAGTTGCTGAAAGTCCGGGAGGCGGAGGACATCAAGGTGTTCGGCGGCGGGATCATCCCGGAGGACGACATCGCACCGCTGAAGGAGCTGGGCGTCGCGGAGCTGTTCACCCCGGGGGCGACGACGACCGAGATCGTCGCGTGGGTCAACGCCAACGTCCGCCAGGCCGCGCAGGCCTGA